One genomic segment of Rubeoparvulum massiliense includes these proteins:
- a CDS encoding ABC transporter ATP-binding protein produces the protein MYILEAEGLTKIYGSKKGTVTYKALDQFDLAVEEGEFVGVMGPSGSGKTTLLNLLATIDRPTSGSLKINGTNPTLLNNRKLALFRRQELGFIFQDFNLMDTLTIKENILLPLALDRVKVSEMEQRVEEIAKLLNITEILDKRTYEVSGGQQQRAACARAMIHQPALLLADEPTGNLDSKAAKDVMDALTSLNEQKGATILMVTHDPAVASYCDRIIFIKDGKFFSEIRKGSQRQAFFQQILDCVSMLGGNFNELEASRS, from the coding sequence ATGTATATCTTAGAAGCTGAAGGCTTAACCAAAATATATGGCTCAAAAAAAGGCACGGTCACCTATAAAGCACTTGACCAATTTGATCTTGCGGTGGAGGAAGGCGAGTTCGTCGGTGTCATGGGTCCTTCCGGTAGTGGGAAGACGACCTTGCTCAATTTGTTGGCTACTATCGATCGACCCACCTCTGGTTCCTTAAAAATCAATGGTACCAATCCAACTCTCTTAAATAATCGGAAGCTAGCCCTCTTCCGTCGGCAAGAGCTGGGCTTCATCTTCCAGGATTTTAACCTGATGGATACATTGACGATTAAGGAGAATATCCTCTTACCGCTCGCCTTGGATCGGGTAAAGGTAAGCGAAATGGAACAGCGTGTTGAGGAGATTGCCAAGCTATTAAATATCACAGAAATCCTAGATAAGCGTACCTACGAAGTATCGGGTGGTCAACAGCAACGGGCAGCCTGTGCACGGGCCATGATTCATCAGCCTGCTCTTCTTCTCGCCGATGAGCCCACCGGGAATCTGGATTCGAAGGCAGCTAAGGATGTCATGGATGCCCTCACCTCCCTCAATGAGCAGAAGGGAGCCACTATCCTCATGGTTACCCATGACCCTGCCGTAGCAAGCTATTGTGACCGCATCATCTTCATTAAGGATGGCAAGTTTTTCTCGGAAATTCGGAAGGGTAGCCAACGCCAAGCCTTTTTCCAACAGATTCTGGATTGTGTCAGTATGCTAGGGGGGAACTTCAATGAGCTTGAAGCGTCTCGCTCTTAG
- a CDS encoding FtsX-like permease family protein — protein MRLRNLAIRNIRGNWHQYIAYILSSIFTVTVFFIYASFIFHPDVASGYIRGGDSVRQGMVAAEYVIVIFAFLFVLYSNSAFIKSRKKEFGLYSLFGMSRNQLRWMIYVENTLISLLSIVVGIGFGLLFSKLFLMGMSSLLAVESPIRYMVVPKALLYTAVGFFLLFQIMTLVVLLQLRKVEIIQLLKASKQAKPLPVYSRWLVLLAIVTIGAGYYLASIATLQNVFALILPVLFLVVLGTYFLFTQASVAIFRHLQKRKGMYYKGTNLITISNLVYRMKDNARVLFLVATMSAVILTASGTLYILLADTSSMAAQQYPYVVSYVDTTGGTNSSFDPEKVEAIIAEDGYELTQKLDILALPIDGMFQGTHQMVHSAEFFMIANRDYNRLATEHDLPTVSLTQGETRLLNPFKDWGVQIVGAGQPLQGELGSSKVELNISGEQGGAILPFQSSVGFVFIISDEEYDGWLQQIPVDQQVRIYGYDWKGWERSQATIEKIGAMIAMEDQGNFDDMRVPSYLELRQIFALTFFIGLFVSILFFIANGSLIYFKLFTELEENQQQFRSLYRIGITKQEVKKTLSQQIGLIFLIPSLVGISHASFAYIMLNGLINSNIWMFGLSVILVFLALQLVYYLLTKRMYLRSVFREG, from the coding sequence ATGAGATTACGCAATTTAGCCATCCGAAATATCCGGGGGAACTGGCATCAATATATCGCCTATATTCTAAGTAGTATCTTTACGGTCACCGTTTTCTTCATCTATGCTTCATTCATCTTCCACCCTGATGTGGCCAGTGGCTATATCCGGGGAGGGGATAGTGTTCGGCAGGGTATGGTGGCAGCTGAGTATGTTATCGTGATCTTTGCTTTCTTATTTGTGCTCTACTCCAATTCGGCCTTTATCAAATCGCGGAAAAAAGAGTTTGGTCTCTATTCTCTCTTTGGGATGAGCCGAAATCAGCTGCGCTGGATGATTTACGTAGAAAACACGCTCATTTCTTTGCTTTCCATCGTAGTAGGGATCGGATTTGGCTTACTCTTTTCCAAGCTCTTTCTCATGGGCATGAGCAGTCTGCTTGCGGTAGAGTCTCCCATCCGTTACATGGTCGTGCCCAAAGCGTTGCTCTATACGGCTGTTGGTTTCTTCCTGCTCTTTCAGATCATGACCCTAGTAGTGCTCTTACAATTACGTAAGGTGGAGATCATCCAATTATTGAAGGCATCCAAACAAGCAAAGCCCCTGCCCGTCTATTCACGCTGGTTGGTTTTGCTGGCTATCGTTACTATTGGGGCAGGTTATTACTTAGCGTCCATTGCTACGCTGCAAAACGTTTTCGCTTTAATATTACCAGTGCTCTTTCTCGTGGTGCTTGGTACTTATTTTCTCTTTACCCAGGCCAGTGTGGCCATCTTCCGGCACTTGCAGAAACGGAAGGGGATGTATTATAAGGGAACCAATTTAATCACCATCTCCAACTTGGTTTATCGGATGAAGGATAATGCCCGCGTTCTATTTCTAGTGGCAACCATGAGTGCGGTCATTCTAACAGCATCGGGAACACTCTATATTCTGCTTGCGGATACCTCATCCATGGCTGCGCAGCAATATCCCTATGTGGTTAGCTATGTGGATACCACAGGTGGAACCAACTCCAGCTTCGATCCAGAGAAGGTGGAAGCGATCATCGCAGAGGATGGCTATGAGCTTACGCAAAAATTGGATATTTTAGCCCTTCCTATTGATGGTATGTTTCAGGGTACACATCAGATGGTGCACAGTGCGGAGTTTTTTATGATTGCTAATCGAGATTATAATCGTTTGGCTACTGAGCACGATCTACCAACCGTAAGCCTCACACAAGGTGAGACACGTCTACTTAATCCGTTTAAAGATTGGGGTGTTCAAATCGTAGGAGCAGGTCAACCACTACAAGGTGAGCTGGGTTCATCGAAGGTGGAGCTAAATATCAGCGGTGAACAGGGTGGTGCCATCTTGCCATTCCAAAGTAGCGTCGGTTTTGTCTTTATTATCTCCGATGAGGAATACGATGGTTGGCTGCAGCAGATCCCAGTAGATCAACAGGTTCGTATCTATGGATACGACTGGAAGGGCTGGGAACGAAGTCAAGCTACCATTGAGAAAATCGGAGCGATGATCGCCATGGAGGATCAGGGCAATTTTGATGATATGCGTGTTCCGAGTTATCTTGAATTACGGCAAATTTTTGCCTTAACCTTCTTTATCGGGCTCTTTGTGAGTATCCTCTTCTTCATTGCCAATGGCAGTCTGATCTATTTCAAGCTCTTTACGGAGTTAGAGGAGAATCAACAGCAGTTCCGTTCTCTCTATCGAATTGGGATTACGAAGCAGGAAGTGAAGAAGACCCTATCCCAGCAGATCGGTCTCATCTTTCTCATCCCATCCTTGGTTGGGATCTCCCATGCAAGCTTCGCTTACATCATGTTAAATGGCTTGATCAACTCTAATATTTGGATGTTTGGTCTAAGTGTTATCCTCGTCTTCTTAGCCCTACAGCTCGTCTATTATCTGCTGACGAAGCGGATGTACCTACGGTCCGTTTTCCGTGAGGGATAA
- a CDS encoding S-layer homology domain-containing protein gives MKKQIIVLLLMIFLIAPQVNAESALTDINGHWAESNIQNLVGLNIISGYPDSTFRPDQNISRAAFVKILIIASENIEKYDTTLEKSVFNDVSQSYWGYPYIMKAVEKGIIIPSDYPNSSFSPDTNITRLEMAMMVSRLLGNDTNTLQAEFTDNNQIPAYALKNVSLVVNKGIIQGFPDGSFAPYSPATRAQATVIIERYLNHISQNSSNLSNPTDPKIENPVDKGGNAELSAKDIVARNDNKVVLIKIFDEAQREISGGSGVFVKEGILVTNYHVIEGASYAVINTVDNSTYAIEGVVAYDPEKDLALIKTTTLPKIAPVTIGNAGKLSKGDKIITIGSPYGLKNTVSEGLVSGFRNDGYVDLIQINAPIDHGSSGGGLFNTRGELVGITSSGNTTSVADLNFAIPINYINSWLSDLTNKRFANIASTSLADFNPSQVNYEMEEVNEENLQRLSDILTEYVSVIETSEGNIYLSQYDAFFLDDNSTIGINAAIDLENYKFYITNFDAIYEDLSNYAYEMGTFFNEVFPNKNYSFILFFQDYSSIFPSVFDPSDYDYIPEKDSWLITHAIIKVAKIDGQFYGDILP, from the coding sequence ATGAAAAAACAGATCATCGTTCTACTACTTATGATTTTTTTAATTGCACCCCAGGTTAACGCAGAGTCTGCCCTGACAGATATTAACGGTCATTGGGCGGAGTCGAATATTCAGAACTTAGTAGGGTTAAACATTATCTCAGGTTATCCAGATTCAACCTTTCGCCCAGATCAAAATATATCGAGGGCAGCCTTTGTTAAAATATTGATCATCGCTTCTGAAAATATTGAGAAGTATGATACGACATTAGAGAAGAGCGTTTTCAATGACGTCTCTCAATCTTACTGGGGCTATCCATATATTATGAAAGCTGTTGAGAAGGGGATCATTATTCCTAGTGATTACCCTAATTCATCCTTTTCTCCTGATACAAACATCACTCGTTTAGAGATGGCCATGATGGTTTCACGATTGCTTGGGAATGATACGAATACCCTTCAAGCTGAATTTACAGACAATAATCAAATCCCTGCATATGCTCTAAAGAATGTTTCTCTTGTAGTTAATAAAGGGATCATTCAAGGGTTTCCAGATGGATCATTTGCTCCTTATAGTCCAGCAACAAGAGCACAAGCAACTGTAATCATCGAGCGTTATCTCAATCATATAAGTCAAAATTCTAGCAATCTAAGCAATCCAACAGATCCTAAAATTGAGAATCCAGTCGATAAAGGGGGCAATGCCGAGTTATCAGCAAAAGATATCGTAGCACGTAATGATAATAAGGTTGTCCTAATCAAAATCTTTGATGAAGCTCAACGTGAAATTAGTGGTGGAAGTGGTGTTTTTGTCAAAGAGGGCATACTCGTAACCAATTATCATGTAATCGAGGGAGCAAGCTATGCGGTTATTAATACTGTAGACAATAGCACTTATGCCATTGAAGGCGTGGTTGCTTATGATCCAGAAAAGGACTTAGCTCTGATAAAGACAACCACTCTTCCCAAGATTGCACCTGTAACCATTGGGAATGCTGGTAAGCTAAGTAAGGGAGATAAAATTATTACGATAGGTAGTCCTTATGGTCTGAAGAATACTGTCTCAGAAGGATTAGTAAGTGGATTTCGAAATGATGGTTATGTTGACTTAATTCAAATTAATGCACCTATCGATCATGGAAGTTCGGGCGGGGGATTATTTAATACTAGAGGGGAGCTTGTCGGAATCACTTCATCTGGTAATACCACAAGCGTGGCGGATTTAAATTTTGCGATTCCGATTAATTATATCAATTCCTGGCTATCTGATTTAACTAATAAGAGATTCGCAAATATTGCTTCTACTTCACTGGCTGACTTTAATCCGTCTCAAGTGAATTACGAAATGGAAGAAGTAAATGAAGAAAACCTTCAACGATTATCAGACATATTAACTGAGTATGTTTCAGTCATTGAAACCTCAGAGGGAAACATTTATCTGAGTCAATATGATGCGTTTTTTCTTGATGACAATAGTACAATCGGAATTAATGCTGCAATCGATTTAGAAAATTACAAGTTTTACATTACCAACTTTGATGCAATATATGAGGATTTATCAAATTATGCCTATGAGATGGGTACATTTTTCAATGAGGTTTTTCCAAATAAAAACTATAGTTTTATACTTTTCTTTCAAGATTATTCTTCTATCTTTCCTTCTGTTTTTGATCCGTCAGATTACGATTATATCCCAGAGAAAGATAGTTGGCTGATTACACATGCGATTATTAAGGTGGCAAAAATTGATGGTCAGTTCTATGGAGATATTCTACCATAA
- a CDS encoding response regulator transcription factor, whose protein sequence is MYKIYIVEDDQKIANILAEHLEKYGYQPMIAKALDNIKAEFLQINPDLVLLDINLPYYDGFYWCRQIRTVSNLPIIFVSARDSEMNQVLAIEHGGDDYIIKPFHLDVVVAKVKGVLRRAYGEYAMNNLQEGDVQELAGLFIHRNKLELEYGGKSVILSPKEFRLLDTLVRKVDQVVSRDELLEALWDEVEFVDDNTLTVNVTRVRKRLAELGIEDAIATVRGQGYRLSANWGPDA, encoded by the coding sequence ATGTACAAGATCTATATCGTTGAAGATGATCAGAAGATTGCTAATATCCTAGCGGAGCATCTGGAGAAGTATGGATACCAGCCTATGATTGCGAAGGCTTTAGATAATATCAAGGCAGAGTTTCTGCAAATCAATCCAGATTTAGTTTTATTAGATATTAATCTCCCATACTATGATGGCTTCTACTGGTGTCGGCAGATTCGGACGGTCTCCAATCTCCCCATCATCTTCGTCTCAGCACGAGATAGTGAGATGAATCAAGTCCTAGCCATTGAGCATGGTGGCGATGATTATATTATTAAGCCCTTCCATCTTGATGTGGTAGTGGCGAAGGTAAAGGGTGTGCTACGGCGTGCTTATGGTGAGTATGCCATGAATAACCTACAGGAAGGGGATGTGCAGGAGCTAGCAGGCCTCTTCATCCATCGCAATAAATTAGAACTCGAGTATGGCGGGAAGAGTGTTATCCTATCGCCAAAGGAGTTTCGTCTTCTCGATACACTAGTGCGGAAGGTGGATCAGGTGGTGAGCCGTGATGAGTTACTAGAGGCGCTCTGGGATGAGGTGGAGTTTGTGGATGATAACACCCTTACCGTCAATGTGACCCGTGTACGGAAGCGCCTTGCAGAGCTAGGCATTGAGGATGCCATCGCCACGGTCCGAGGTCAAGGCTATCGCTTAAGTGCGAACTGGGGGCCTGATGCTTAA
- a CDS encoding FtsX-like permease family protein translates to MSLKRLALRNIRGNWHQYVAYFLSSVFAVTIFFIYASFIFHPDVMNGQIPGGRAVRQGIIAAEYVIVIFAFFFVLYSNSAFIKSRKREFGLYSLFGMNKYQMRWLVYLENTVISLLAIGTGIGLGILFSKLFFMGIGQLMGTGALIPFMIVGKAIIVTALGFFFLFQVNTIVALLRMGKLEIVELLKAAKQPKPFPVHSRWLAATAFITLAAGYALASTMNLMTVIITMFPVLFLVVIGTYFLFTQGSVAILRRLQMRKGFYYQGTNLLTTSNLVFRIKDNARMLFMVAILSAVVISASGYIFIMYTNMQDQVMDLYPQTIGYLQDGDEESSFDPAKVEAILQEDGIELEYAVHANALVFDGTVYEANQNLWKEKFLVLSTTQYNQIAEAKDLKTLEVAEGDTYLIYPSKSMEIQHIKKGDQVEGNVGPTSGSLTFQGQINNGVIPRPTGNNLVLVVNDAQYEAWFKEVMPSEMVQIHGYEWKDWRHGQATIERIQATLAPEDQYRFEERITTYMGMQKTGNLIIFIGLFISILFFIATGSLIYFKLFTELGENQQQYRALYRMGVSKREMHKILKRQVGAIFFIPAFVGILHGAFAYKALNGVTGFSVWYGGLIVVGLFLLAQFIYYLLTMRTYSNAVMKAGDVR, encoded by the coding sequence ATGAGCTTGAAGCGTCTCGCTCTTAGGAATATTCGAGGTAACTGGCATCAGTATGTAGCTTACTTCCTCAGTAGTGTCTTTGCCGTAACCATCTTCTTTATCTACGCCTCCTTTATCTTTCATCCGGATGTGATGAATGGGCAGATTCCAGGTGGAAGAGCGGTGCGGCAAGGGATTATCGCTGCAGAGTATGTCATTGTCATCTTTGCCTTCTTCTTTGTCCTCTACTCCAACTCCGCGTTTATTAAGTCACGGAAGCGTGAATTTGGGCTATATTCCCTGTTTGGGATGAATAAGTACCAGATGCGCTGGCTTGTCTATCTGGAGAACACCGTGATTTCATTGCTAGCTATTGGCACAGGGATCGGGTTAGGGATTCTGTTTTCCAAGCTCTTCTTCATGGGGATTGGTCAACTGATGGGAACAGGTGCACTCATCCCCTTCATGATTGTGGGGAAGGCCATTATTGTCACAGCCCTTGGGTTCTTTTTCCTCTTTCAAGTGAATACCATTGTGGCTCTTCTTCGTATGGGGAAGCTGGAGATTGTGGAACTGCTCAAAGCAGCGAAGCAACCCAAGCCTTTTCCTGTTCATTCACGCTGGCTGGCAGCCACAGCCTTTATTACCCTCGCTGCTGGTTATGCTTTAGCGAGCACGATGAATCTCATGACGGTGATCATCACCATGTTTCCTGTCCTCTTTCTCGTGGTGATTGGTACCTACTTTCTCTTCACCCAAGGAAGTGTGGCCATTTTACGCCGTCTCCAAATGCGTAAGGGTTTTTACTATCAAGGGACCAATTTATTAACCACATCGAATTTAGTCTTTCGGATCAAGGATAATGCCCGGATGCTCTTTATGGTGGCCATTCTCAGTGCTGTTGTCATTTCGGCTTCTGGTTACATCTTCATCATGTATACCAATATGCAGGATCAAGTGATGGACCTCTATCCTCAGACCATTGGCTATCTTCAAGATGGAGATGAGGAGAGTAGCTTTGATCCAGCTAAGGTAGAAGCCATTTTACAAGAGGATGGCATTGAATTGGAATATGCTGTTCACGCCAATGCCCTTGTTTTTGATGGAACAGTGTATGAAGCCAATCAAAATCTTTGGAAAGAGAAGTTCCTTGTGCTTTCCACGACGCAATATAATCAGATCGCCGAAGCGAAGGACTTGAAAACCTTAGAGGTGGCTGAGGGAGATACTTACCTCATCTATCCATCCAAAAGTATGGAGATCCAGCATATCAAGAAGGGAGACCAAGTAGAAGGGAATGTAGGACCTACTTCGGGCTCCCTCACCTTTCAAGGGCAGATCAATAATGGGGTAATCCCACGTCCTACGGGGAACAATCTGGTGCTTGTGGTGAATGATGCCCAGTATGAGGCTTGGTTCAAGGAAGTAATGCCTAGCGAGATGGTGCAGATCCATGGCTATGAATGGAAGGATTGGAGGCATGGACAGGCCACCATTGAACGGATTCAAGCTACCCTTGCACCTGAAGATCAATACCGTTTTGAAGAACGGATTACAACCTATATGGGGATGCAAAAAACAGGGAATCTCATCATCTTTATCGGACTCTTTATCAGTATCCTCTTCTTTATTGCTACAGGAAGCCTGATCTACTTTAAGCTCTTTACGGAGCTAGGTGAGAACCAGCAGCAATATCGTGCCCTCTATCGAATGGGGGTATCGAAGCGGGAGATGCACAAAATCCTTAAGCGTCAGGTAGGAGCTATCTTTTTCATCCCCGCCTTTGTAGGGATTCTCCATGGGGCGTTCGCTTACAAAGCATTGAATGGCGTGACTGGATTCTCTGTTTGGTACGGTGGACTCATTGTGGTAGGGCTCTTCTTACTTGCCCAATTCATCTACTATCTATTAACCATGCGTACCTATAGTAACGCAGTGATGAAAGCAGGTGATGTGAGATGA
- a CDS encoding sensor histidine kinase: MRFQQYLHDRLAYLVFPFINIILVLTVIFLAMLEQNVWIGWGNLFYLFLLTIVLLGIVIAVDYFRLRPFYRRLNHALDSKQMGMDAILQLSDPVSEEQQAFNHVINQNYQHYIAELDRYKRSQEQHLNFTNQWVHHMKTPVSVISLLIQQGRNQQLSKEAEGLLQEIDEENERFRHGLDMMLHLARINHFALDLRAEKVELIELVRSVINEERRLFIRHQLYPKLETTLEQVIVESDPKWLAFVIHQLELNAIKYSPKGEGAPIRFVIEKKGEGILLHVEDRGIGIPQSDLPRIFDPFFTGENGRKVKESTGMGLYLSKEICRQLGHGITVESQEGVGTTITIRFQVQTTYKDLQWSTSH; the protein is encoded by the coding sequence ATGAGATTTCAACAGTATCTCCATGATCGCCTTGCCTATCTGGTCTTTCCTTTCATTAATATCATTCTTGTACTGACGGTGATCTTCCTAGCCATGCTGGAGCAGAATGTATGGATTGGCTGGGGAAATCTATTCTACTTATTTTTACTCACTATCGTGCTCTTAGGAATCGTCATTGCCGTGGATTATTTTCGGCTACGTCCATTTTATCGACGCCTCAACCATGCGCTAGATTCCAAGCAAATGGGGATGGATGCGATCCTTCAGTTGAGTGACCCAGTGAGTGAAGAGCAGCAAGCATTTAACCATGTCATCAATCAAAACTATCAGCACTATATTGCCGAACTCGATCGTTATAAACGGAGCCAGGAGCAACATCTCAATTTCACCAATCAATGGGTGCATCATATGAAGACGCCGGTCTCTGTCATCTCTCTCTTAATCCAGCAAGGGCGTAATCAACAACTTTCGAAAGAAGCGGAGGGACTCCTACAGGAGATTGATGAGGAAAATGAGCGCTTTCGCCATGGCTTAGATATGATGCTCCATCTAGCCCGCATTAACCACTTCGCCTTAGATCTTCGGGCAGAAAAAGTGGAGCTCATTGAACTCGTTCGCAGTGTCATTAATGAAGAACGGCGCCTCTTCATCCGCCATCAGCTCTATCCTAAACTGGAGACAACACTAGAGCAAGTGATTGTGGAGAGCGATCCGAAGTGGCTCGCCTTCGTCATTCATCAATTAGAATTGAATGCCATTAAGTATTCGCCCAAGGGAGAGGGCGCACCCATCCGTTTTGTTATTGAAAAGAAAGGGGAGGGGATTCTCCTACATGTAGAAGACCGTGGGATTGGTATTCCGCAAAGTGATTTGCCCCGGATATTTGATCCGTTTTTCACAGGCGAAAACGGCCGGAAGGTAAAGGAATCCACAGGAATGGGGCTTTACTTAAGCAAGGAGATCTGTCGCCAGCTAGGACATGGGATTACGGTAGAATCGCAGGAAGGGGTAGGGACTACCATCACCATCCGCTTCCAAGTCCAGACGACCTACAAGGATCTCCAATGGAGCACCTCTCATTAA
- a CDS encoding NAD-dependent succinate-semialdehyde dehydrogenase, protein MEEYLLIINGQDAGSSLPKMEVSNPATGEVFATVPRGGQAEAKAAIAAAYAAFPAWSSLSAYERSALVYKWYELIKEHTEDLARTMTMEQGKPLAEARGEINYANGYVLWYAEEGKRVYGETIPATTTNKRIFVHKQPVGVVAVITPWNFPAAMITRKVAPALAAGCTVMIKPAGQTPLTAIKLVQLAREAGIPDGVVNVVTGNSKEIGAAWLEDTRVRKLTFTGSTEVGKLLMKGAADTVKKVSLELGGHAPTIVMADCNLDKAVEGVIAAKFRNAGQTCVCANRVYVHESIAEEFTKKLVEKVIRLKIGNGLEEGVTIGPLIDEAAVQKVQSHISDAVSKGAKVTVGGKVINGLFFTPTVLSNVSDNMVCMNEETFGPLMPITTFKTEDEVIARANDTVFGLAAYVFTENISQGVRIAEKLEYGIVGLNDGLPSTPQAPFGGFKQSGLGREGGHHGMDEYLEMKYISLGL, encoded by the coding sequence ATGGAAGAGTATCTATTGATTATTAATGGTCAAGATGCAGGTTCATCTCTACCCAAAATGGAAGTCAGCAATCCAGCAACGGGCGAGGTATTCGCTACGGTACCAAGGGGTGGGCAAGCAGAAGCGAAAGCAGCCATCGCTGCAGCCTATGCTGCTTTTCCAGCTTGGTCTAGCTTATCTGCGTATGAACGCAGTGCATTGGTCTATAAATGGTATGAATTAATCAAGGAGCATACAGAGGATCTGGCAAGAACCATGACCATGGAGCAAGGGAAGCCACTGGCAGAAGCACGGGGTGAAATCAATTATGCCAATGGTTATGTTCTTTGGTATGCCGAGGAAGGAAAGCGGGTTTATGGTGAGACGATTCCTGCAACTACTACCAATAAGCGAATTTTTGTCCACAAGCAGCCTGTAGGAGTGGTGGCTGTGATCACACCCTGGAACTTTCCTGCAGCGATGATTACACGCAAGGTGGCACCTGCCCTTGCAGCAGGATGTACGGTGATGATCAAGCCTGCTGGGCAGACCCCTTTGACCGCCATTAAACTTGTCCAATTGGCACGCGAGGCTGGTATTCCAGATGGAGTTGTGAATGTGGTGACCGGTAATTCTAAGGAAATCGGTGCAGCTTGGTTAGAAGATACGCGGGTTCGAAAGTTAACCTTTACAGGCTCAACAGAAGTAGGAAAGCTATTAATGAAAGGCGCCGCTGATACGGTGAAGAAGGTTTCACTGGAGCTAGGTGGTCATGCACCAACCATTGTGATGGCAGATTGTAATTTAGATAAGGCTGTGGAGGGTGTTATTGCAGCAAAGTTCCGTAACGCTGGGCAAACCTGTGTCTGCGCTAATCGTGTCTACGTGCATGAATCCATTGCTGAGGAATTCACAAAAAAACTAGTGGAAAAGGTCATTCGTTTGAAGATTGGCAATGGTCTTGAGGAAGGTGTAACCATCGGTCCATTGATTGATGAGGCAGCAGTTCAGAAGGTACAGTCACATATCTCAGATGCAGTGTCCAAAGGTGCGAAGGTTACGGTGGGTGGGAAAGTGATCAATGGACTCTTTTTTACGCCAACGGTATTATCCAATGTTTCCGATAACATGGTGTGTATGAATGAGGAAACCTTTGGACCGTTAATGCCCATCACCACCTTCAAGACAGAGGATGAGGTCATTGCACGGGCCAATGATACTGTATTTGGATTAGCAGCCTATGTATTCACAGAGAATATCTCACAAGGGGTACGGATTGCTGAAAAGCTGGAGTATGGAATCGTGGGATTAAATGATGGACTTCCCTCGACACCGCAAGCACCATTTGGTGGATTTAAGCAGAGTGGTCTCGGCCGTGAAGGGGGACATCATGGGATGGATGAGTATTTGGAGATGAAGTATATATCACTAGGCTTATAA